From Streptomyces sp. GSL17-111, one genomic window encodes:
- a CDS encoding polysaccharide pyruvyl transferase family protein yields MTLRKTLLTGWFSFLHGEVTAGDVLALRRVQRLLDARGLAHDTAWSPGFRAGGPGLDALVPHDYARLVFVCGPLHGPQVADLHERFPHCVRVAVGVSVIDPADPAVRGFHRVIARDRAGGTPRVDLAAAAPRGTALPVAGVVLTHGQGEYGTRRRHAAVADELTGWLGRQDCGRVELDTRLAAGDWRLCGTSAQFESLVGRLDVVVTDRLHGLVLALRAGVPALAVDPVAGGAKVTAQARACDWPALLTADGLCGRELDRWWRWCLGPGRPAARAARDALSARGDAEDVRLASELADVLG; encoded by the coding sequence ATGACCCTGCGGAAAACACTGCTCACAGGCTGGTTCAGCTTCCTGCACGGAGAGGTGACGGCGGGCGACGTCCTGGCCCTGCGGCGGGTGCAGCGGCTGCTCGACGCCCGGGGCCTGGCCCACGACACCGCCTGGAGCCCCGGCTTCCGCGCCGGGGGCCCGGGGCTGGACGCCCTGGTGCCGCACGACTACGCCCGGCTCGTCTTCGTCTGCGGGCCGCTGCACGGGCCGCAGGTCGCCGACCTGCACGAGCGCTTCCCGCACTGCGTCCGGGTCGCCGTCGGCGTCTCCGTGATCGACCCGGCCGACCCGGCGGTGCGCGGCTTCCACCGGGTCATCGCCCGGGACCGGGCCGGGGGGACGCCGCGCGTCGACCTGGCGGCGGCGGCCCCGCGCGGCACGGCGCTGCCGGTGGCCGGCGTCGTCCTCACCCACGGGCAGGGCGAGTACGGGACGCGCCGCCGCCACGCCGCCGTGGCGGACGAGCTCACCGGCTGGCTGGGGCGGCAGGACTGCGGACGCGTCGAACTCGACACCCGCCTAGCGGCGGGCGACTGGCGGCTGTGCGGCACCTCGGCGCAGTTCGAGTCACTGGTCGGCCGCCTCGACGTCGTCGTCACCGACCGGCTGCACGGCCTCGTGCTGGCCCTGCGCGCCGGGGTGCCGGCGCTCGCCGTCGACCCCGTGGCCGGTGGCGCCAAGGTGACGGCCCAGGCCCGCGCGTGCGACTGGCCCGCGCTGCTCACCGCCGACGGCCTCTGCGGCCGCGAGCTGGACCGCTGGTGGCGCTGGTGCCTCGGACCCGGCCGCCCGGCGGCCCGCGCGGCCCGGGACGCGCTGTCCGCGCGCGGTGACGCCGAGGACGTCCGGCTCGCCTCGGAGCTCGCCGACGTCCTCGGGTGA
- a CDS encoding anhydro-N-acetylmuramic acid kinase translates to MRVIGLLSGTSCDAVDAALADLTCDPGGELTLRPRGLLSVPFPPDLHAELASCLPPAEPTWRRICRLDAALGRLFGAAAARADTELAGGTAELVVSHGQTCYHLTEGPRALGTLQLGAPAWIAEATGLPVVSDLRTRDLALGGQGAPLAATLDALLLPHDGRPAALNLGGIANLSLRDGDGQVLAYDLGPANALIDAAARHVSGGRARLDDGGARAARGSVRPELLAALLADPYYRLPPPKSTGREHFHTAYLLRHLPEPPPPADDLLATVTELTARLVADACRTHGLTALTVSGGGVRNPVLMARIRTLTRPLPVTDISPAGLPAQAKEAYLFALLGFLTVHGVPGNTPSATGARGPALLGSLTPGAGPLRLPPPLRHAPTRLRVTTSGE, encoded by the coding sequence ATGCGCGTGATCGGCCTGCTCAGCGGCACCTCGTGCGACGCGGTGGACGCCGCGCTCGCCGACCTGACCTGTGATCCGGGCGGCGAACTGACCCTGCGCCCCCGGGGCCTGCTCAGCGTCCCCTTCCCGCCGGACCTCCACGCGGAGCTGGCGTCCTGCCTCCCGCCCGCCGAGCCGACCTGGCGGCGGATCTGCCGGCTGGACGCCGCGCTGGGTCGCCTCTTCGGGGCCGCCGCCGCCCGGGCCGACACCGAACTGGCCGGCGGCACGGCGGAACTCGTCGTCTCCCACGGCCAGACCTGCTACCACCTGACGGAGGGCCCCCGGGCGCTCGGCACCCTGCAACTCGGCGCGCCCGCCTGGATCGCCGAGGCCACCGGCCTGCCCGTCGTCTCCGACCTGCGGACCCGCGACCTCGCCCTGGGCGGCCAGGGCGCCCCGCTCGCCGCCACGTTGGACGCCCTCCTCCTCCCGCACGACGGCCGTCCGGCCGCCCTCAACCTCGGCGGCATCGCCAACCTGAGCCTCCGGGACGGGGACGGGCAGGTGCTGGCCTACGACCTCGGCCCCGCCAACGCCCTGATCGACGCCGCAGCCCGCCACGTCAGCGGCGGTCGCGCGCGCCTGGACGACGGCGGGGCCCGCGCGGCGCGCGGCAGCGTCCGGCCGGAGCTGCTCGCCGCCCTCCTGGCCGATCCGTACTACCGGCTGCCGCCGCCCAAGTCGACGGGCCGCGAGCACTTCCACACCGCGTACCTGCTGCGGCACCTGCCCGAGCCGCCGCCCCCGGCCGACGACCTGCTGGCGACCGTCACCGAACTCACCGCGCGGCTGGTGGCCGACGCCTGCCGGACCCACGGCCTGACCGCGCTCACGGTCTCCGGGGGAGGGGTGCGCAACCCCGTCCTGATGGCGCGCATCCGCACGCTGACGCGGCCCCTGCCCGTCACCGACATCTCGCCGGCCGGTCTTCCGGCCCAGGCCAAGGAGGCGTACCTCTTCGCCCTGCTCGGCTTCCTGACGGTCCACGGCGTCCCCGGCAACACGCCCTCCGCCACCGGTGCCCGGGGCCCGGCGCTGCTCGGCTCGCTCACCCCCGGGGCCGGACCGCTCCGGCTTCCGCCACCCCTGCGCCACGCGCCCACGCGGCTGCGCGTCACGACGTCGGGGGAGTGA
- a CDS encoding DUF6343 family protein: MQEPDPRRDRAPDPEREGLLGRVSPRTGTEPLRARSPLRLRLLLGLLFTPLFIAGALLFWSWSAASGPQDVPTDASLRTVAIVFSLLALFSLVDLLIVQRRLRRARRRAAREHRGGRGDA, translated from the coding sequence ATGCAGGAACCCGATCCCCGGCGTGACCGCGCCCCCGACCCCGAGCGCGAGGGCCTGCTCGGCCGCGTCTCGCCACGGACCGGCACCGAACCGCTGCGGGCCCGCAGCCCCCTTCGGCTGCGGCTGCTGCTCGGCCTGCTCTTCACCCCGCTGTTCATCGCCGGGGCCCTGCTCTTCTGGTCCTGGTCGGCGGCGTCCGGCCCGCAGGACGTGCCCACCGACGCCTCGCTGCGCACGGTGGCCATCGTCTTCAGCCTGCTGGCCCTCTTCTCGCTCGTCGACCTGCTGATCGTCCAGCGCAGGCTGCGCCGGGCGCGGCGGCGCGCCGCGCGGGAGCACCGGGGCGGCCGGGGCGACGCCTGA
- a CDS encoding cation:proton antiporter domain-containing protein, with protein sequence MFVDVLLTVVGVLALVVAAFSAVVRRLPLSGPLLALLAGVLLGPALFGVLDVPTVFDGHRELHEATRLLLAVSVMAVALRYPIAAVRSRVRPVMLLLVVAMPVMALSTAGVAAATLGVGLGAAALLGAALCPTDPVLASSAVTGEPAERDIPARTRQLLSLESGSNDGLALPLVLAAVAVAGPLSGPEALLTSVWQVVGAVALGGVVGWVAGRTLRRESAAGATEPGPLLVFTLLLALFVLGVSGLLHVDDVLAVFVSGLAFNAAGSVQERSDENQVDEAVNRFVVLPLFVVLGAMLPWSQWAEFGWRGPLFLVGVLVLRRLPVLLLLGRFLRVRRRDALFLGWFGPVGVSALLYLTLEAHRLGVDPTVLAAGTLAVAGSTVAHGLTSSPGRVWYAKAARHGADRPARSDGRAAGSGP encoded by the coding sequence ATGTTCGTTGACGTTCTGCTGACGGTCGTCGGTGTCCTCGCCCTCGTCGTGGCCGCCTTCTCGGCCGTGGTCCGACGGCTGCCGCTGTCGGGACCGCTGCTGGCTCTGCTCGCGGGGGTGCTGCTCGGGCCGGCCCTGTTCGGCGTGCTGGACGTGCCCACGGTGTTCGACGGGCACCGGGAGCTGCACGAGGCGACCCGCCTCCTGCTGGCGGTGTCGGTGATGGCCGTGGCCCTGCGCTACCCGATCGCCGCCGTCCGCTCACGGGTCCGGCCCGTGATGCTGCTTCTCGTGGTCGCGATGCCGGTCATGGCCCTCTCCACCGCCGGAGTGGCCGCCGCCACCCTCGGTGTCGGCCTCGGCGCCGCCGCGTTGCTGGGCGCCGCGCTGTGTCCGACGGACCCGGTGCTGGCCTCCAGCGCCGTCACCGGGGAGCCCGCCGAACGCGACATCCCCGCGCGCACCCGGCAGCTCCTCTCCCTGGAGTCGGGCAGCAACGACGGGCTGGCCCTGCCCCTCGTCCTGGCCGCCGTGGCCGTCGCCGGACCGTTGTCCGGGCCCGAAGCGCTGCTCACGAGTGTGTGGCAGGTCGTCGGTGCGGTGGCCCTGGGCGGGGTGGTGGGGTGGGTGGCCGGGCGCACCCTGCGACGGGAGTCGGCGGCCGGAGCGACCGAGCCGGGCCCCCTGCTGGTCTTCACCCTGCTGCTCGCCCTCTTCGTGCTCGGGGTCTCCGGGCTCCTCCACGTGGACGACGTCCTGGCCGTCTTCGTGAGCGGCCTGGCCTTCAACGCCGCCGGCTCCGTGCAGGAGCGGTCGGACGAGAACCAGGTCGACGAGGCGGTGAACCGCTTCGTGGTCCTGCCCCTCTTCGTGGTCCTCGGCGCGATGCTGCCGTGGTCGCAGTGGGCCGAGTTCGGCTGGCGCGGTCCGCTGTTCCTGGTCGGGGTGCTGGTCCTGCGGCGGCTGCCCGTCCTGCTGCTGCTCGGCCGGTTCCTCCGGGTGCGTCGCCGGGACGCGCTGTTCCTCGGCTGGTTCGGGCCGGTCGGGGTGTCGGCCCTGCTCTACCTCACCCTGGAGGCCCACCGCCTCGGTGTCGATCCCACCGTGCTGGCCGCCGGGACGCTCGCCGTCGCCGGGAGCACGGTGGCGCACGGGCTGACGTCCTCGCCGGGTCGGGTGTGGTACGCGAAAGCGGCACGGCACGGAGCCGACCGCCCGGCGAGGTCCGACGGCCGGGCGGCGGGATCCGGCCCCTGA
- a CDS encoding zinc-dependent alcohol dehydrogenase: MKALVWHGKRDVRVERVPDPELVRPTDAIVRITSSGLCGSDLHLYEVLGPLMNPGDILGHEPMGVVEEVGNGVSGLTPGDRVVVPFQIACGNCFMCDQGLQTQCETTQVRDQKMGAALFGYTNLYGAVPGAQAEYLRVPQAQYGPVKIPDGPPDDRYLFLSDVLPTAWQAVTYADVPEGGSVAVLGLGPIGDMSCRVAAHQGAAQVIGVDLVPERLERARARGVETVDLNDFDDRQGVADAVREMTGGRGPDAVIDAVGMEAHGGAGSGAAKAMQDMTGFLPQKWAGKLVQKAGVDRLGALYLAIDMVRRGGTVSLSGVYGGMTDPVPMLVLFDKQVQLRMGQANVKRWIPEIMPLLEDGDPLGVDDFATHHLPLDRAPEAYEMFQKKEDGAVKVVLRP, from the coding sequence GTGAAGGCCCTCGTGTGGCACGGCAAGCGCGACGTGCGGGTGGAACGCGTGCCCGATCCCGAACTGGTCAGGCCGACGGACGCGATCGTGCGGATCACGTCCAGCGGCCTGTGCGGCTCGGACCTGCACCTGTACGAGGTGCTCGGCCCCCTCATGAACCCCGGCGACATCCTCGGCCACGAACCGATGGGCGTCGTCGAGGAGGTCGGCAACGGCGTGAGCGGGCTGACACCGGGCGACCGCGTGGTCGTGCCGTTCCAGATCGCCTGCGGGAACTGCTTCATGTGCGACCAGGGGCTCCAGACCCAGTGCGAGACGACGCAGGTCAGGGACCAGAAGATGGGCGCGGCCCTGTTCGGTTACACCAACCTCTACGGCGCGGTGCCCGGCGCGCAGGCCGAGTACCTGCGGGTGCCGCAGGCGCAGTACGGGCCGGTGAAGATCCCCGACGGGCCGCCGGACGACCGGTACCTGTTCCTCTCCGACGTGCTGCCGACGGCCTGGCAGGCCGTGACCTACGCGGACGTGCCCGAGGGCGGCAGTGTTGCGGTGCTGGGGCTCGGGCCGATCGGCGACATGAGCTGCCGCGTCGCCGCGCACCAGGGCGCCGCGCAGGTCATCGGAGTGGACCTGGTGCCCGAACGGCTGGAGCGCGCCAGGGCGCGCGGGGTGGAGACGGTCGACCTGAACGACTTCGACGACCGGCAGGGGGTGGCCGACGCCGTCCGGGAGATGACCGGGGGGCGCGGGCCGGACGCGGTGATCGACGCCGTCGGCATGGAGGCGCACGGCGGAGCGGGGTCCGGTGCCGCGAAGGCCATGCAGGACATGACCGGCTTCCTGCCGCAGAAGTGGGCGGGCAAGCTGGTGCAGAAGGCGGGCGTGGACCGGCTGGGCGCGCTCTACCTCGCCATCGACATGGTGCGGCGCGGGGGCACCGTCTCCCTGTCCGGCGTCTACGGCGGGATGACGGACCCGGTGCCGATGCTCGTCCTGTTCGACAAGCAGGTCCAGCTGCGGATGGGGCAGGCCAACGTCAAGCGGTGGATCCCCGAGATCATGCCGCTGCTGGAGGACGGCGATCCCCTGGGCGTGGACGACTTCGCCACCCACCACCTGCCGCTCGACCGCGCCCCCGAGGCCTACGAGATGTTCCAGAAGAAGGAGGACGGTGCGGTGAAGGTGGTGCTCCGGCCCTGA
- a CDS encoding NAD-dependent epimerase/dehydratase family protein — translation MSGTDGLRVVVTGATGNVGTSVLARLAEEPGVASVLGISRREPGELPGGARWARADLGRPEAEAELTGLLQGADVVVHLAWLIQPTHAPQVTWETNVRGTERLLRAMAAAGVPALVYASSVGVYSPRPSDDPGARVDEAWPTHGWPEAAYPREKAYVERLLDTFERDHPGIRTVRMRPAFMFKRESAMEQRRLFGGPVVPHALVRPELLPLVPEVPGLRFQVLHTADAADAFVRAVVRPVSGAFNLAAEPVVDAGVLAGLLSARPVRVPVPPLRAALSLAWRLRLVPSSPYLFDAFLRLPLMSTLRARRELEWEPGASATETLTEFLAAFRRGEGMDSPPLRPTLPGGRLRELAALVRGRP, via the coding sequence GTGAGTGGGACGGACGGACTCCGGGTGGTGGTCACGGGGGCCACGGGCAACGTGGGAACGAGCGTGCTCGCACGGCTCGCCGAGGAACCGGGCGTCGCCTCGGTCCTGGGGATCAGCCGCCGGGAACCGGGCGAGCTGCCCGGCGGCGCGCGGTGGGCGCGGGCGGATCTCGGGCGGCCGGAGGCGGAGGCCGAACTCACCGGCCTCCTCCAGGGCGCCGACGTCGTCGTCCATCTCGCGTGGCTGATCCAGCCCACGCACGCCCCCCAGGTCACATGGGAGACGAACGTCCGGGGCACCGAGCGGCTGCTGCGGGCTATGGCGGCGGCCGGCGTGCCCGCGCTGGTCTACGCGTCCTCGGTCGGCGTCTACTCCCCCAGGCCCTCGGACGATCCGGGGGCCCGGGTCGACGAGGCGTGGCCCACCCACGGCTGGCCGGAGGCCGCCTATCCGCGCGAGAAGGCGTACGTGGAGCGGCTGCTGGACACCTTCGAGCGCGACCACCCCGGCATCCGCACCGTGCGCATGCGGCCGGCTTTCATGTTCAAGCGCGAGTCCGCCATGGAGCAGCGGCGGCTGTTCGGCGGCCCGGTGGTCCCGCACGCGCTGGTGCGGCCCGAGCTGCTGCCCCTCGTCCCCGAGGTGCCGGGGCTGCGGTTCCAGGTGCTGCACACCGCCGACGCCGCCGACGCGTTCGTGCGGGCCGTCGTGCGCCCGGTGTCCGGCGCGTTCAACCTGGCCGCCGAGCCGGTGGTGGACGCCGGGGTGCTGGCCGGGCTGCTCTCGGCGCGGCCGGTGCGGGTGCCCGTGCCGCCCCTGCGGGCGGCGTTGTCCCTGGCCTGGCGGCTGCGTCTGGTGCCGTCCTCGCCCTACCTGTTCGACGCGTTCCTGCGGTTGCCACTGATGAGCACCCTGCGCGCCCGCCGGGAGCTGGAGTGGGAGCCGGGGGCGTCGGCCACCGAGACCCTGACGGAGTTCCTCGCGGCGTTCCGGCGCGGGGAGGGCATGGACTCGCCGCCGCTGCGCCCCACGCTGCCGGGCGGACGGCTTCGGGAGCTGGCGGCCCTGGTGCGCGGCCGCCCCTGA
- a CDS encoding transglycosylase family protein, whose amino-acid sequence MAPRGRHRRHRPSPVSRASLTVTAGGAGIALPLIGVSHVQAAPVDTWEKVAACESSGRWNVNTGNGYFGGLQFAQSTWLAFGGARYAERADQASKEEQIAVAEKVLAGQGPGAWPTCSDEAGLTREMAEDRATRSAPRPQSQREALTERSVVQRLPEQRRTEDPGGQEHQRGNETHAVVQGETLSSIAADHGVRGGWPQLYERNRETVGGDPDLILPGQRLHLNPAPPGTPDSGPKRPESSRSDAPQKDAAQKKAPQKEAAAEQDKQEKREKKPEAPRQEQATAEKPAAEKTEKPEKARQKEDADASRQAPKRSARAAYSSPLPGASPGTAYRVTGSSWSSGYHTGVDFPVPTGTSVKAVTRATVVSAGWAGAYGYQVVLKHDDGRFSQYAHLSALTVRAGQRVDAGQSVGRSGNTGNSTGPHLHFEIRTGSGYGSDIDPVAYLRHHGVRI is encoded by the coding sequence ATGGCACCGCGTGGTCGCCACCGTCGGCACCGGCCCAGTCCGGTGTCCCGTGCCTCGCTCACCGTGACCGCCGGGGGCGCGGGCATCGCCCTTCCGCTCATCGGCGTCAGCCACGTCCAGGCCGCCCCCGTGGACACCTGGGAGAAGGTCGCCGCCTGCGAGAGCAGCGGCCGATGGAACGTCAACACCGGCAACGGGTACTTCGGCGGGCTCCAGTTCGCGCAGTCGACCTGGCTCGCCTTCGGCGGCGCACGGTACGCGGAGCGCGCGGACCAGGCGTCCAAGGAAGAACAGATCGCGGTGGCCGAGAAGGTGCTCGCCGGGCAGGGCCCCGGCGCCTGGCCCACGTGTTCCGACGAGGCCGGACTCACCCGCGAGATGGCCGAGGACCGGGCCACGCGGTCCGCCCCGCGCCCCCAGTCGCAACGGGAGGCGCTCACCGAGCGCTCGGTGGTTCAGCGGCTTCCCGAGCAGCGGCGCACGGAGGACCCGGGCGGGCAGGAGCACCAGCGGGGCAACGAGACGCACGCCGTCGTCCAGGGCGAGACCCTGTCCTCGATCGCCGCCGACCACGGGGTCCGGGGCGGCTGGCCGCAACTGTACGAGCGCAACCGGGAGACGGTCGGCGGCGACCCGGACCTCATCCTCCCCGGGCAGCGCCTGCATCTGAACCCCGCGCCGCCCGGGACGCCGGACTCCGGCCCGAAGCGGCCGGAGTCGTCGCGGTCGGACGCCCCTCAGAAGGACGCCGCGCAGAAGAAAGCTCCGCAGAAGGAGGCCGCGGCCGAGCAGGACAAGCAGGAGAAGCGGGAGAAGAAGCCGGAGGCACCCCGCCAGGAGCAGGCGACGGCGGAGAAGCCCGCTGCCGAGAAGACTGAGAAGCCCGAGAAGGCCAGGCAGAAGGAGGACGCGGACGCTTCCCGCCAGGCCCCGAAGCGGTCGGCCCGGGCCGCGTACAGCTCCCCCCTGCCGGGTGCCTCGCCGGGCACCGCCTATCGCGTGACGGGCAGTTCCTGGTCGTCCGGCTACCACACCGGGGTGGACTTCCCGGTGCCCACGGGCACGTCCGTGAAGGCCGTGACCCGGGCGACCGTGGTCTCGGCGGGCTGGGCCGGCGCCTACGGCTACCAGGTGGTCCTCAAGCACGACGACGGCCGCTTCAGCCAGTACGCGCACCTGTCCGCCCTCACCGTGCGGGCGGGCCAGCGGGTCGACGCCGGGCAGAGCGTCGGCCGGTCCGGGAACACCGGCAACTCCACCGGCCCGCACCTGCACTTCGAGATACGCACCGGCTCCGGCTACGGTTCCGACATCGACCCCGTGGCCTACCTGCGTCACCACGGCGTCCGCATCTGA
- a CDS encoding SRPBCC family protein: MSHIEESIELDVPVRAAYNQWTQFEDFPHFMDGVERVDQVTDASTHWVTKIAGVEREFDADITEQIPDERIAWTSVSGPKQAGVVTFHHLDADRSKVMLQMEYAPEAFAEAVGDTLGLVRRKTKGDLERFKAFIESRGAETGAWRGEV; this comes from the coding sequence ATGTCGCACATCGAGGAATCCATCGAACTCGACGTCCCGGTCCGGGCCGCGTACAACCAGTGGACCCAGTTCGAGGACTTCCCGCACTTCATGGACGGCGTGGAACGGGTCGACCAGGTGACGGACGCGTCGACGCACTGGGTGACGAAGATCGCCGGTGTGGAGCGCGAGTTCGACGCCGACATCACCGAGCAGATCCCCGACGAACGGATCGCCTGGACGAGTGTCAGCGGCCCCAAGCAGGCCGGTGTTGTCACGTTCCACCACCTCGACGCCGACCGCTCCAAGGTGATGCTCCAGATGGAGTACGCCCCCGAGGCGTTCGCCGAGGCCGTGGGCGACACCCTCGGTCTGGTACGCCGCAAGACCAAGGGCGACCTGGAGCGCTTCAAGGCGTTCATCGAGAGCCGCGGCGCCGAGACGGGCGCCTGGCGCGGCGAGGTCTGA